A genomic region of Exiguobacterium sp. Helios contains the following coding sequences:
- a CDS encoding rhodanese-like domain-containing protein, producing MQVDILNIVFLVIVAFLAYRMFAPTKGVNKLSATELKQHLGDRNRFYLDVRTPGEFKGNHIKGFKNIPLQILPSQLDKIPKDKEVIVICQSGMRSKQAVKQLKKAGYSHVTEVSGGMNVWR from the coding sequence ATGCAAGTGGATATCCTGAACATCGTATTTCTAGTGATTGTTGCCTTTCTCGCTTACCGGATGTTTGCACCGACAAAAGGTGTCAACAAACTGTCAGCAACTGAACTGAAACAGCATTTAGGTGACCGTAACCGATTTTATTTGGATGTCCGGACACCGGGTGAGTTCAAAGGAAATCACATTAAAGGATTTAAGAACATTCCGCTTCAAATATTACCGTCGCAACTTGACAAGATTCCGAAAGATAAAGAAGTCATCGTAATCTGTCAAAGCGGAATGCGTAGTAAACAAGCGGTCAAACAATTAAAAAAAGCCGGATACAGCCACGTAACAGAGGTATCAGGCGGAATGAATGTTTGGCGTTAA
- a CDS encoding DsrE/DsrF/DrsH-like family protein produces the protein MSEIKKTTIVLFSGDYDKVMAAYIIANGAAAYDHEVTVFHTFWGLNAMRKDEPIQPNKTLLEKMFGKFMPRGADKMPLSKMNFGGAGQKMIKNVMKKHNAMPLPDLIELAKEQDVKLVACTMTMDLLGLKQEELHDGIEYAGVAAYLADAEDGNVNLFI, from the coding sequence ATGTCAGAGATTAAAAAAACAACGATTGTATTGTTCAGTGGAGATTACGATAAGGTCATGGCAGCGTATATCATTGCCAACGGAGCAGCCGCTTACGACCACGAAGTGACGGTTTTCCATACATTCTGGGGATTAAACGCGATGCGTAAAGACGAGCCGATTCAACCGAATAAAACACTACTTGAAAAAATGTTCGGTAAATTCATGCCGCGCGGTGCCGACAAAATGCCGCTCTCAAAAATGAACTTCGGTGGTGCCGGTCAGAAGATGATCAAAAACGTCATGAAAAAACACAATGCGATGCCGCTTCCCGATTTAATCGAACTGGCGAAAGAACAGGATGTAAAACTGGTTGCTTGTACGATGACAATGGATCTGCTCGGCTTAAAGCAGGAAGAACTGCATGATGGGATCGAATATGCCGGTGTCGCAGCGTACCTCGCGGATGCTGAAGACGGAAACGTCAACCTGTTCATCTAA
- a CDS encoding rhodanese-like domain-containing protein, whose amino-acid sequence MKRFTAKEVQEKLESGEQLNIIDIREVDEVKEGKIPEAIHIPLGLVEFKMNELDKKKQYVMVCRSGARSGRAATYLEGQGFDVINMDGGMMAYEGKTN is encoded by the coding sequence ATGAAACGATTCACAGCAAAAGAAGTACAGGAAAAGCTAGAGAGCGGAGAACAACTTAACATCATTGATATCCGGGAAGTGGACGAAGTCAAAGAAGGAAAAATTCCGGAAGCAATTCATATTCCACTCGGACTCGTTGAATTCAAAATGAATGAACTTGATAAGAAAAAACAATACGTCATGGTCTGCCGTTCAGGTGCCCGTAGTGGCCGTGCAGCCACTTATCTTGAGGGACAGGGATTTGATGTCATCAATATGGATGGCGGTATGATGGCATACGAAGGTAAAACCAACTAA
- a CDS encoding metal-sensitive transcriptional regulator, translating into MEKVYEDKIIHRMNRIEGQLHGIIRMMKEEASCKDVVTQLSATRSAIDRVIGLVVSENLIECVTNDETDDNNEQAVAEAVQLLLKSR; encoded by the coding sequence ATGGAAAAAGTGTATGAAGACAAAATCATTCACCGGATGAACCGGATTGAAGGTCAGCTTCACGGTATTATCCGGATGATGAAAGAAGAAGCGTCCTGTAAAGATGTTGTCACTCAACTCAGTGCGACACGAAGCGCGATTGATCGTGTCATTGGACTTGTCGTCAGTGAAAATCTAATTGAATGTGTCACGAATGACGAAACCGACGATAACAATGAACAGGCTGTAGCAGAAGCGGTTCAACTATTACTGAAAAGCAGATAA